The Arachis ipaensis cultivar K30076 chromosome B10, Araip1.1, whole genome shotgun sequence DNA window AATGGAAACAGGCAAGTTAAGATGGGTTCGACAAAGACAAAAGGAACTTCAAGCTGAACTGTATCAAGGCTTACAAGATTATTTGCACACAGGAGAGAATAATGCAGGTAATTATTCAATTTAATGGCCACACGATTGATCATTATGTGTTCCTGAATTTAAACTTTAAAACTAATAATACTTTTCTCTAAAATTGGTTTTAGAAAATGTTGGCAGAAGAATGATATTACCATCGTCGTTCGTGAGCAGTCGTCGAGACATGACTCAACGGTACGAGGATGGAATGGCTATTGTTCTTAAAGAAGGAAAGCCGGATATCTTTCTAACTATGACATGCAATCCATCATGGTCGGAAATAGCTTTGGAACTCAGTCCTACTCAAACTCCACAGGATCGTCTGGATCTAACAACTAGGATTTTCAGAGCCAAGTTCGAACAATTAAAGCATGATGTTATTACCAAAGGTGTATTGGAAAAGGTGAAAAGTTATATTTATGTCACCGAGTTTCAGAAAAGAGGATTGCCACACGTACATATGTTGCTAATCTTAGAAAATAATGGCAAGTTGAGTGATCCTGACCAATATGATAGTTTGGTCCGAGCAGAAATACCATGTAAAGAAACAGAACCACACTTACATGAGGCAGTGCTAAGGCATATGATCCATGGTCCTTGCAGAACACTAAATCAATCTTCACTATGCATGAAGAACGGTCAATGTAAATGCAACTAACCAAAAGAGTTCGTACCAGAGACACGACGAGGTGATGACTCATATCCTCAATATAGGAGGCAATTTGATACTCCAATCTCTATCAACCAAAATGTCACAATTGACAATAGATGGGTGGTTCCATGCAACCCTTGGCTAGTACTGAAGTATGATTGCCATATCAATGTAGAGATATGTAGCAGTATCAAGAGCATAAAATATCTATACAAGTATTGCTATAAGGGACCAGACCGTGCGGCAATGGAGGTTCACAGAAGTTCTAATTATGATGAGGTGCAACAGTTTATTAATGCAGGATGGATTGCCACTCCAGAGGCATGCTGGAGGATATTTCGATTCAACCTTTACCGAATGTACCCATCAGTTGAAAGGTTGCAAGTTCATTTGCCAAATCAACATCAAGTGAGCTTTTATGAGCACCAAACTATTTCTAAAATAGTTAATAATGACTATTTGTCAAGAACAATGCTCACTGAATTATTTGCACTTAATCAGGCTGATGACCAACAATCTAGGCATCTTTTGTACAGGAAAATCCCAGAATGTTACAGTTGGCACATCAAGGAAAAAGAATGGCGTCGACGCAGGTCACAAAAGAGATCTATCGGTCGGATCTATACCGTTTCGCCAACAGAAGGTGAAAAATTCTACTTGCGTATTCTGTTGTCAAATGTAAGAGGCCCAACTGGTTGGGATGATTTGCTAACAGTCGATGGTGTCCAATATTCATCCTTCAAGCAATCCGCTCAACATCGAGGACTGTTGGAGAGTGATAGTAGTATAAGATCATGTTTGGTTGAGGCATCCATTTTAAGAATGCCATGTGCTTTAAGAAAGTTGTTTGCCACCATTTTAATATTTTGTGAGCCAACAGATGTAAGAAGTCTATGGGACGAGTTTCTTTCATGTATGGTGGATGATTACGCATCAACAAGCACTACAACCTGCAATGGGTTGACAAATCATTTGCTTAGGGATTTAAATGACATCCTCCTACAGCATGGAAAACATATTGCACAATACGATTTATCAGCTCTAACCTCGGACAACGACAATGACAACTTCATGCCTAGAATTATTCAAGAAGAAATGTCCATCGAAGTTCCTCAAGAAGACCTGTGTTCTATAGAAAGATTGAATCATGACCAGTCTACAGCTTTCAGGTGTATTATGAATACAGTTGATCAAAGAGAAAGTGGAGTGTTCTTCATTGATGGACCAGGAGGAGTAGGTAAGACATTTCTTTACAGAGCTATAATTGCAGACTTAAGACGTAAAGGGCATATTCTCTTGGTAACTGCGTCCTCAGGAATAGCTGCAACTTTACTGCCTGGTGGTCGAACATCTCATTCTAGATTTAAGATCCCAATCAATGCAGAGCCATCCTCCACGTGCAATATAAGTAAACAATCTGATCTCGCAAAACTGATTAGGCATACGACAGCGATAATTTGGGATGAAGCGCCAATGGCTAATAAAGAGACAATAGAATCATTGGACCGCACATTGCGAGACATCTTAGAAAACAATAATCCATTTG harbors:
- the LOC107620611 gene encoding uncharacterized protein LOC107620611; this encodes MARATPIINLLREWKRMTIKLPQLAQRLDVQECNLVIRERPANQPQYSLPTASQVAAIIVGDDIETMIRPNDHSTVLQAGRLLQQYVVDNYVKMETGKLRWVRQRQKELQAELYQGLQDYLHTGENNAENVGRRMILPSSFVSSRRDMTQRYEDGMAIVLKEGKPDIFLTMTCNPSWSEIALELSPTQTPQDRLDLTTRIFRAKFEQLKHDVITKGVLEKVKSYIYVTEFQKRGLPHVHMLLILENNGKLSDPDQYDSLVRAEIPCKETEPHLHEAVLRHMIHGPCRTLNQSSLCMKNEICSSIKSIKYLYKYCYKGPDRAAMEVHRSSNYDEVQQFINAGWIATPEACWRIFRFNLYRMYPSVERLQVHLPNQHQVSFYEHQTISKIVNNDYLSRTMLTELFALNQADDQQSRHLLYRKIPECYSWHIKEKEWRRRRSQKRSIGRIYTVSPTEGEKFYLRILLSNVRGPTGWDDLLTVDGVQYSSFKQSAQHRGLLESDSSIRSCLVEASILRMPCALRKLFATILIFCEPTDVRSLWDEFLSCMVDDYASTSTTTCNGLTNHLLRDLNDILLQHGKHIAQYDLSALTSDNDNDNFMPRIIQEEMSIEVPQEDLCSIERLNHDQSTAFRCIMNTVDQRESGVFFIDGPGGVGKTFLYRAIIADLRRKGHILLVTASSGIAATLLPGGRTSHSRFKIPINAEPSSTCNISKQSDLAKLIRHTTAIIWDEAPMANKETIESLDRTLRDILENNNPFGGKVMVMGGDFRQVLPVVPKGSKSQMISASIVKSHLWAFTKILHLRQNMRSLNDRDFAEYLMRIGDGIEPTICEDLVQIEAHMAIPWEGEASLHKLIEETFPNLQSHGWDASYIVERAILTPKNHDVQQFNDIVINQFPGDE